The DNA region GGCCATGATCGCGACGAAGTGGCCGATCAACGCGAGGAAGGCGAGCGGAACTAGCACGACGACCAGGATGCGGTCGACCTCCGGCTGCCCGACGAAGAGGCCGATCACGGCCGCGACGAACGCGATCATGGTGAGCTCGACCGAGTGGTACAGCCTGTGGAACGGCACGAAGCGCGCTGCGCGGCGCAGGGTGGCGACCAGGCTGTGCGTCGGTGCGGACTCGCCGTGCGTGTCGGCGAGCTTCGTGAGCCCGGCGTTCGCACGCGCGACGTGCACCATGTCGTTCAACGCCTTGTTCAGGACGATGAGCAGGGCGAGCAGGGTGCCGAGCGTGGTCCAGAGGTAGTCCTCGGGAGTCTCGAAGGGCCAGGCGGCTGCACGGACGCCGAGGGCGATGGGGATGAGCGCCTCTGTGGAGTAGTGCCCCACCTTGTCGAGGAAGACGCCGGCCGGCGACGAGGTTCGGCGCCAGCGGGCCACTTCTCCGTCGCAGCAGTCGACGAGCATCTGGAGTTGACCGAGCACGAGAGCCAGCAGTGCGCCCCAGATGCCGGGGATGAGGAGGGCTGCCGCCGTCGACCAGCCGACGAGGATCATGAGGCCGGTCACGCCGTTGGCCGAGATGCGCGTCTTCAGCAGCATCCAGGTCAGGTAGGGCGAGAGGTCGCGCAGGTACAGCGACGCGGTCCAGTGCTCGGCGTTGCGACGACCGCGCACCTCCGGCGGTTGCGCGACGGCGCGCAGCTCGGCGATCGACGACGGACGCGCCGGACGCTCGGGAGCCGCCGCCGACTCGTGTGGTGCCGCCAAGCTCATCTCCCCGTGTGCGCCGCGATGTTGCTGGTCAACGAGAGATAGCCCGGCAGGAAGCCGAGACCCCAGCAGAAGTGGATGCACGGCAAGACTAGGAGAAACCACAGGGACACGCGAATTCCGGCGCCCCTCGTCGAGAGGATGGTGGCCGCGATCACGAAGAGCGCGTACACGGCCGGCACGGCGAAGCCGACCAGAAGCCACGGCGCGACGCCCACGAGAGCCTGGACGACACCGGCGAGGCCGAGGAGAACGCCGAGCGTGACTCCCACCACCATCACCGGAGGGATGAAGTAGCGCAGGCCGTTGTTGGCGGGGAACCGGCGCGCCAGTTCACCGCGCCACAGGCCGGTGGAGAACATCTGTCGGGCGAGGCGGGAGACGCTCGGCCGCGGGCGGTAGACCACCTTGAGGCGCGGGGTGAACCAGACGGTCTCCCCCGCCAGCCGCAGCCGACGATTGAGCTCCCAGTCCTGGCCGCGCTTGATGTTCTCGTCGAAGAGTCCGACGGCCTCGATGGCGTCGCGCCTGAAGCATCCGAGATACACGGTCTCGGCTGGCCCCTCGGCCCCGCCGACGTGGAACGACGAACCGCCCAGTCCGACCCTGGTCGTGTAGGCGAGCGCGACGGCCTTCTGGAACGGGCTGTGGCCGCGGGCGTCCATGATGCCGCCGACATTGGCGGCGCCGGTCGCGAGGATGGTCTCGACGGCGATGCGTGCGTAGTCCCTCGGCAGGCTGGAATGCGCGTCGACGCGGATGACGATCGGATGCCGGGAGGCACGGATCGCCGCGTTGAGGCCGGCCGGCGTCGAGCCGACCGGGTTGTCGATGACCCTGATGCGCGGGTCCTCGGCTGCCATGTCGGCCAACAGTTCGGTGGTGCCGTCGATGCTCGGGCCGAGGGCGATGGCCACCTCGAATGGGCCGGCGTAGTCCTGTTCGAGCAGGCTCTTCACTGCCGCCCGCACGTGCGTCACCTCGTTGAGCACGGGCATGACGTAGGAGACGCCAGGCAGCAGCTCTGCTGGGCCGCTGGGGGCGTTCTCTGTCATTGCATCCACTCGTCAGACGGTCGATTGAGCCTATCGCAGTGATTCTGGGAACTCCGCAGCCGGAGACCGACGAAGCCGCCGCACCCACGGTGCGGCGGCTTCGTCTCGATCGAGTGGATCAGCCTGCGGTGTAGTCGCCGAGGGTGACCGTGGCTGTCTTGGTCTTCCCGTCGCGAACGAAGCTCAGCTCGGCCTTCTCGCCGCCGGCCAGGTAGCGCACCTGGGCGGTCAGGTCGGTCGCGTTCGAGATCGGCACTCCGTTGAACTCGGTGACGATGTCGCCGGACTCGAGGCCGGCCTTCTCGGCTGCACCATCGGAGGAGACCTCCTTGATGAGGGCGCCGACGACACCGGCATCGGCGCTCGTCGCATCCTGCACGCTCGCTCCGAGCAGACCGTGCGAGGCCGTGCCCTCCTTGATGATCTCCTGAGCCACACGCTCGGCGAGGTTCGAGGGGACCGCGAAGCCGACGCCGATGCTGCCGGACTGGCTGCCCTCAGCAGTGGCTCCGGCGCTGGCGATGGCCACGTTCACGCCGATCAGCTCACCCTTCGAGTTGAGCAGTGCACCGCCCGAGTTGCCCGGGTTGATGGCGGCATCCGTCTGGATGACGGGCAGGGAGATCGTCGACGTGGCCTGCGGCTGCGCCTGCGGCTGTCCGCTGCCGTCATCGGGCAGGTTCCAGAAGTTGAACGGGCTGTCGCCGCCCTGGCCGTTCTCGTCGTTGGGGTCCTGCTGGTCCTGCGTCGAGTCGTCGGGAGCGGCGGAGGACGCCACCTGGATGGACCGGTTGAGTGCGCTCACGATGCCGTTGGTGACGGTGCCGGCGAGGCCGAGAGGCGCGCCGATGGCGATCGCCGAGTCGCCGACGTTGAGCTTGCTGGAGTCGGCGAAGTCGAGGGGCGTCAGGTCCGACGCATCCGTCAGCTTGATGACGGCGAGGTCGGAGACCGGGTCGGTGCCGACGAGCTCGGCGGCGTAGAGGGTGCCGTCGGACATCTGCACCTGGATCTTGGTGTCGCTCGCACTGCCGTCGAGGGTGACGACGTGCGTGTTGGTGAGCACGTAGCCGTCCTTGGAGAGAATGATGCCCGAGCCGGTTCCGGCTCCGCTGTCGGACTGCACCGAGATGGTCACGACGCTCGGCGACGCCTTGGCGGCGACGGCGGTGATCTCGTTGACCGAGTCGGTGTTGTTGACGACGACGTTCTGGGGCTCAGCCGAGGTCGACGACTGGGTCGTGTCGTCGTTGCTCGTCAGGACGGCTGCGACGCCGACTCCCGACGCTCCACCGATGAGGGCACCGGCGATGAGGGCCGCGACGATCGGGAGCGTCGCGCGACGCTTGGTCGCGGTTGCGGCCGGTCCGCCGGCGGCTCCGCCGTTGCCTCCGGATGCTGCAGGCGTCCCGAGGTAGGGCTGCGTGGGCTGGGTCTGCTGGGCGTACGGCTGCGGGGCGGTGCCCGGCGCGTAGACGGTGGCCGCCGGGGCTGCCGGCTGTCCGAACGCTCCAGTGGCCTGGGGGTGCGCACCCGGGTGAGACGCCGCAGCGGGGGCCGCGGGTGCCGGAGTGGCGGGGGCTGCCGCAGCGGGCGGGGTCACGGCGACCGCGGGGGCGGCCGGTGCGACGGGGCTGGTGGTGGCATCCGGAGTCGTGGGCTCGGAAACGACGGGAGCGGTGTGCTCGACAGTCGGCTCGATGACCTCGGTGGGTCCGGTGGGCGTCGTCGCCTCAGGGGAAGTCTGCTCGGGGGCGTTCGTAGCGACTTGCTCCGCTGCGCCGTCCGGGGTGTTGCTCTCGGTCATGGTTGCTCCTTCCAAGCGATATCAGCTTGTCGCCCGTAGCTGTGCGTAGGATTCACAGACGCTGTGAGCAGACTTGCCCGCGCATAAGAGTTCCCTATGACGCACGGCCTCTCGTCGTCAGCAGCCCGGACCCGACGGATTCCGAACGCAATCCCGAGCGACGAGCACGGTCTCGGCCTGCGCCGCCGTGACGATGATGTCGTTCGCCGACACTGTCAGCGTACCGGCGATGGGGCGCCACGGCTGGCCGGCGAAGCTGAATTCGGCCGCATACTCGACGGATGCCCTGACGGTGATGCGCCCCGTCGTCGTGAAAGTGAGGCTCGTGGGCGTCGCCGTGAACTCCGGCACGCCGAGCTGCGCCCAACTCGCACCGCCGGTGCCGCTCGTCGCCACTGCGCCATCGCTCGACGACCAGCCGTAGCCGACGGGCGTGAAGCGCACGCGAGCCGCGAAGCCGAGCAGGGTGCCCGCTTCGACCTCGGTCTCGGCCGCAGTGAAGAAGTTGGCTGGAAGGCCGACGACGGCCCATCCGTCGGGCTCCATTGCCTGAGACGGTGTGGTCGGGCGGAAGGAGGCGATGTCATCGAGGGTGACGACCGTCGGCGGAGTCGGCTCCTGCGGGTTGCAGTCGACGACGGCACCGCAGGTGACCGCACCGCCGTCGCCGTCACCACCCGTGAGCGTGCGCAGGCTCACGTCGACGCCGTCGTCACCCACAGCCGGGTTGATGATCAGGTCGGGCGGAGGTGAGGCATCGCCGCCCCCGGCCCCACCACCGTCACTGTCTGAACCACCACCCTCGCCATCGCTGCCGCTCTCGCCGTGCGCGGTGAGGTCGACGCTGTCGTCTCCGATGGAGCCGGATGCTGACGGCGTGCACTCGTGCAGAACAAGGGCAAGATCGCTGCAGGATCCGCTCATTGAAACCCCGAAGAGCAAACCGGCGAACGCCGTGTGCACAAACAGGACGCTAATCAGACGTAGCATTTTCATTCGC from Leifsonia sp. Root1293 includes:
- a CDS encoding CDP-alcohol phosphatidyltransferase family protein, which codes for MAAPHESAAAPERPARPSSIAELRAVAQPPEVRGRRNAEHWTASLYLRDLSPYLTWMLLKTRISANGVTGLMILVGWSTAAALLIPGIWGALLALVLGQLQMLVDCCDGEVARWRRTSSPAGVFLDKVGHYSTEALIPIALGVRAAAWPFETPEDYLWTTLGTLLALLIVLNKALNDMVHVARANAGLTKLADTHGESAPTHSLVATLRRAARFVPFHRLYHSVELTMIAFVAAVIGLFVGQPEVDRILVVVLVPLAFLALIGHFVAIMASKRVRS
- a CDS encoding glycosyltransferase family 2 protein → MTENAPSGPAELLPGVSYVMPVLNEVTHVRAAVKSLLEQDYAGPFEVAIALGPSIDGTTELLADMAAEDPRIRVIDNPVGSTPAGLNAAIRASRHPIVIRVDAHSSLPRDYARIAVETILATGAANVGGIMDARGHSPFQKAVALAYTTRVGLGGSSFHVGGAEGPAETVYLGCFRRDAIEAVGLFDENIKRGQDWELNRRLRLAGETVWFTPRLKVVYRPRPSVSRLARQMFSTGLWRGELARRFPANNGLRYFIPPVMVVGVTLGVLLGLAGVVQALVGVAPWLLVGFAVPAVYALFVIAATILSTRGAGIRVSLWFLLVLPCIHFCWGLGFLPGYLSLTSNIAAHTGR
- a CDS encoding S1C family serine protease, whose protein sequence is MTESNTPDGAAEQVATNAPEQTSPEATTPTGPTEVIEPTVEHTAPVVSEPTTPDATTSPVAPAAPAVAVTPPAAAAPATPAPAAPAAASHPGAHPQATGAFGQPAAPAATVYAPGTAPQPYAQQTQPTQPYLGTPAASGGNGGAAGGPAATATKRRATLPIVAALIAGALIGGASGVGVAAVLTSNDDTTQSSTSAEPQNVVVNNTDSVNEITAVAAKASPSVVTISVQSDSGAGTGSGIILSKDGYVLTNTHVVTLDGSASDTKIQVQMSDGTLYAAELVGTDPVSDLAVIKLTDASDLTPLDFADSSKLNVGDSAIAIGAPLGLAGTVTNGIVSALNRSIQVASSAAPDDSTQDQQDPNDENGQGGDSPFNFWNLPDDGSGQPQAQPQATSTISLPVIQTDAAINPGNSGGALLNSKGELIGVNVAIASAGATAEGSQSGSIGVGFAVPSNLAERVAQEIIKEGTASHGLLGASVQDATSADAGVVGALIKEVSSDGAAEKAGLESGDIVTEFNGVPISNATDLTAQVRYLAGGEKAELSFVRDGKTKTATVTLGDYTAG